From a single Nocardioides exalbidus genomic region:
- a CDS encoding serine hydrolase domain-containing protein yields the protein MTVRPSAPTTAAAPRRRRALSAALTATAVLAPTALVAAPAAAAPASPQAVRQVSADARAMPVGKLERLVKRLREDGKAVAVTAEVRQGGRTWTFDAGQARRAPSVRAEPGASFRAASVTKQLVAVLALQLVESGKWTLDTTIGDVDPGLWPGRESITLRQLLSHTSGMPDHLLAVIGDATTGKEFVRSVSRRMTDRQIIDAGRSLPWAGETGAFSYSNTGYVVVGQMLERATGTRIRTLIEKRVLRPAGMSDSAFAVRKDAPRPDLREYARFPGRTLDLGSFEPSVFSSAGALVSTARDLNRFRRSLETGELISKRLVRTMQTPVSDGGGLPYGLGSYRLPSPCGSGPGWVQGHDGASFGTLTFSVGLGKLRHVTIALTGRGYTEETLVAQGRLIQEFAYTALAATCADAGSDRRRTDPAELPGLVDLQATSFPASLPAS from the coding sequence ATGACCGTCCGTCCGTCCGCCCCGACCACCGCCGCCGCACCACGTCGTCGCCGCGCCCTCTCCGCTGCCCTGACCGCGACGGCAGTGCTGGCACCGACCGCCCTCGTTGCTGCTCCCGCCGCCGCTGCACCCGCGTCACCGCAGGCCGTGCGCCAGGTGTCCGCCGACGCGCGGGCCATGCCCGTCGGCAAGCTCGAACGCCTCGTGAAGAGGCTCCGCGAGGACGGCAAGGCCGTCGCCGTCACGGCCGAGGTGCGCCAGGGCGGGAGGACGTGGACCTTCGACGCGGGCCAGGCCCGTCGCGCGCCGTCGGTCCGGGCCGAGCCGGGAGCCAGCTTCCGGGCCGCCAGCGTCACCAAGCAGCTCGTGGCGGTGCTGGCGCTGCAGCTCGTCGAGAGCGGGAAGTGGACGCTCGACACCACCATCGGCGACGTCGACCCGGGTCTGTGGCCGGGTCGTGAGTCGATCACCCTGCGGCAGCTCCTGAGCCACACCAGCGGGATGCCCGACCACCTCCTCGCCGTCATCGGCGACGCGACCACCGGGAAGGAGTTCGTCCGCTCCGTCTCCCGGCGCATGACCGACCGGCAGATCATCGACGCGGGCCGGAGCCTGCCCTGGGCGGGCGAGACCGGCGCGTTCTCCTACAGCAACACCGGCTACGTCGTGGTGGGCCAGATGCTGGAGCGCGCCACGGGGACGAGGATCCGCACCCTGATCGAGAAGCGGGTGCTGCGACCGGCCGGGATGAGCGACAGTGCGTTCGCGGTGCGCAAGGACGCTCCGCGACCCGACCTGCGCGAGTACGCCCGCTTCCCCGGGCGCACCCTCGACCTCGGGTCGTTCGAGCCCTCGGTCTTCTCCTCGGCCGGGGCCCTGGTGTCCACGGCCCGTGACCTGAACAGGTTCCGGCGATCGCTCGAGACGGGCGAGCTGATCAGCAAGCGCCTGGTCCGCACCATGCAGACCCCCGTCAGCGACGGTGGCGGCCTGCCCTACGGGCTCGGCAGCTACCGGCTGCCCAGCCCGTGCGGGTCGGGTCCGGGCTGGGTGCAGGGCCACGACGGTGCGTCCTTCGGGACCCTCACCTTCTCGGTGGGTCTCGGCAAGCTGCGCCACGTCACCATCGCCCTGACCGGTCGCGGCTACACCGAGGAGACGCTGGTGGCCCAGGGCCGCCTGATCCAGGAGTTCGCCTACACCGCGCTGGCCGCGACCTGCGCCGACGCGGGCTCGGACCGCCGTCGCACCGACCCGGCGGAGCTGCCCGGGCTGGTCGACCTGCAGGCCACGTCCTTCCCGGCGTCCCTGCCTGCGTCCTGA
- a CDS encoding DUF2142 domain-containing protein yields the protein MTHTTTDRIRPIARRFAARPDAVALLAAALLFLVGAQIALVFKVPSWGNDEPAHTGYVASLAAGHLPTIDTDIVDDPARFPGTAEELQGWDAAHGDIWTANHPPLFHLAMVPVWWALHDVNQSGMIITMRLANTLGFAAWLYLVGALARELVPRRPAVAALAVVVAAAPTLVLRSAFFQNDGWASASAVLLLLTTVRLLRRGATTPRVALAAAAGTVAAGTRAQGVLLVALCSVVLLVVLARRSGWRPDGWKRALVVSGVVGAVPAAAWAWFYVRNYRLYGDVTGQDALLEKFDRVPVTEWHRIDNIPGLTEPTLATPILIGVFLVLVPIALVRSVRRHGARLDAVWILLAVHALVTLQSLVTFMQAGGGFHDRYLMQVMPLLATAVAVGMLEVGRWVRARTPGTVAAERRDWWVATAWASVLLVWLAGAVAWLEDYYVFSRQETSPVDGPVPDAMVAVAVGLGVALVTVMVGRARALDRRDDVDRPAELLEPVEDDRRAFILS from the coding sequence ATGACCCACACGACCACCGATCGGATCCGACCGATCGCCCGCCGGTTTGCCGCACGGCCCGACGCGGTGGCGCTGCTCGCCGCGGCGCTGCTCTTCCTCGTCGGCGCGCAGATCGCGCTGGTCTTCAAGGTGCCGAGCTGGGGCAACGACGAGCCGGCGCACACCGGTTACGTCGCCTCGCTGGCCGCGGGCCACCTGCCGACGATCGACACCGACATTGTCGACGACCCCGCGCGGTTCCCCGGCACGGCCGAGGAGCTCCAGGGCTGGGACGCCGCGCACGGCGACATCTGGACGGCCAACCACCCGCCCCTCTTCCACCTCGCGATGGTGCCGGTCTGGTGGGCACTCCACGACGTGAACCAGAGCGGGATGATCATCACGATGCGGCTGGCCAACACCCTCGGGTTCGCGGCCTGGCTCTACCTCGTCGGCGCGCTCGCCCGAGAGCTGGTGCCGCGGCGCCCGGCGGTCGCGGCCCTCGCGGTCGTGGTGGCCGCGGCGCCGACGCTCGTGCTGCGCTCGGCGTTCTTCCAGAACGACGGCTGGGCGTCCGCCTCCGCCGTGCTGCTGCTCCTGACGACCGTGCGCCTGCTGCGCCGGGGGGCGACCACGCCACGGGTCGCGCTCGCGGCGGCTGCCGGGACCGTGGCCGCGGGGACCCGGGCCCAGGGGGTGCTCCTCGTGGCGCTGTGCTCCGTCGTCCTGCTCGTCGTGCTGGCCCGGAGGTCCGGCTGGCGGCCTGACGGGTGGAAGCGGGCGCTGGTCGTGTCGGGGGTCGTCGGCGCCGTGCCGGCCGCCGCGTGGGCATGGTTCTACGTGCGCAACTACCGGCTCTACGGCGACGTCACCGGCCAGGACGCGCTCCTGGAGAAGTTCGACCGGGTGCCGGTCACGGAGTGGCACCGGATCGACAACATCCCCGGCCTGACCGAGCCGACGCTCGCCACGCCGATCCTGATCGGCGTGTTCCTCGTGCTCGTGCCGATCGCGCTCGTCCGGTCCGTGCGCCGCCACGGCGCCCGCCTCGACGCCGTCTGGATCCTGCTCGCGGTCCACGCGCTCGTCACCCTCCAGAGCCTGGTGACGTTCATGCAGGCCGGCGGTGGCTTCCACGACCGCTACCTGATGCAGGTCATGCCGTTGCTCGCCACTGCCGTCGCCGTGGGGATGCTCGAGGTCGGCCGGTGGGTCCGGGCCCGCACCCCGGGCACCGTCGCGGCCGAGCGACGCGACTGGTGGGTCGCCACCGCCTGGGCGTCCGTGCTGCTGGTGTGGCTGGCCGGTGCCGTGGCCTGGCTGGAGGACTACTACGTCTTCAGCAGGCAGGAGACCTCGCCGGTCGACGGCCCGGTGCCCGACGCCATGGTCGCGGTCGCGGTCGGCCTCGGCGTCGCGCTGGTCACGGTGATGGTGGGCCGGGCGCGCGCGCTCGACCGGCGCGACGACGTCGACCGGCCGGCCGAGCTCCTCGAGCCGGTCGAGGACGACCGTCGGGCCTTCATCCTTTCGTAG